The following proteins are encoded in a genomic region of Coffea eugenioides isolate CCC68of chromosome 6, Ceug_1.0, whole genome shotgun sequence:
- the LOC113774672 gene encoding uncharacterized protein LOC113774672, which yields MKEVDRKKVLKNNQRKFSAKPEKRDQNFQQKSDRNALKREGNKVKASSAKADSGTLVGDPNTGTEPSEVYQNMVIDYVDDVHKSEAASPVVKTLEIVDKDTNSKVSDPSHDVGNEPNEDSEQESDSDTTNDSVSSQGDIAAVDDEKIERASRVSKTPVKNDLPAGSSQPGRAKSDQSSDNTRPKASKSTINEPITSNKEFSKGTGKNISDDLKTIKVHPKPSAEFSGVVDKPLEEAKDVDIQDETSVSANSVGSDDEPVKTEENGENEDKTASDQKIQDMETRIEKLEEELREVAALEVALYSVVPEHGSSAHKVHTPARRLCRLYIHACKHWSPAKRATVSRNTVSGLVLIAKSCGHDVSRLTFWLSNTVVLREIISQTFGSACQSSPVAKAFESNGGKIGEAKFSLLKWKSNSGSKLPNKQSFMQLMDDWQETRTFTAALEKVESWMFSRIVESIWWQTLTPNMQSPNDDHTKNKVLGRILGPPLGDQQQGSFSINLWKNAFQDAFGRLCPVRAGGHECGCLPVLARKVMEQCLARLDVAMFNAILRESEHEIPTDPVSDPIVDCRVLPIPAGDLSFGSGAQLKNSIGNWTRWLTDLFGMGAGDSIKDDQNICEDDGQGGADEPKCFYLLSALSDLLMLPKDMLMDRTIRMEVCPQISLPLVKRILCNFTPDEFCPDSVPGAVLEALNAECIIERRFSGDAASTFPYPAASVVYTPPSSSDVAEKVAEAGSKSQLSRNASTIQSKGYTSDEDLVELDSPLAIIVDKSSSSPKHLIPNGSQKNEQDTSHVGVNARYELLREVWQAT from the exons ATGAAAGAGGTTGACAGGAAGAAAGTTCTGAAAAATAATCAAaggaaattttctgcaaaaccCGAGAAAAGAGATCAGAATTTTCAACAGAAGAGTGACAGAAATGCTTTGAAACGAGAAGGAAATAAAGTGAAAGCTTCATCTGCTAAAGCTGACAGTGGTACATTAGTGGGTGACCCAAACACAGGCACAGAGCCATCTGAAGTTTATCAAAATATGGTGATAGATTACGTGGATGATGTCCACAAGTCTGAAGCAGCATCTCCTGTTGTAAAAACACTTGAAATAGTTGATAAAGATACCAATTCCAAAGTAAGTGATCCTTCTCATGATGTGGGTAATGAGCCTAATGAAGACTCAGAGCAAGAATCAGATAGTGACACGACTAATGATTCAGTGTCATCCCAAGGAGATATTGCGGCAGTTGATGATGAGAAGATAGAAAGAGCTTCAAGGGTTTCTAAAACTCCAGTAAAAAATGATCTACCTGCTGGTAGTTCTCAGCCTGGAAGAGCAAAATCTGATCAGAGTTCGGATAATACGCGACCCAAAGCATCAAAAAGTACTATCAATGAGCCCATAACATCCAACAAAGAGTTTTCTAAAGGGACAGGGAAAAACATATCTGATGACTTGAAGACTATCAAAGTGCATCCAAAACCTTCAGCAGAATTTTCAGGAGTCGTTGACAAACCACTTGAAGAGGCAAAGGATGTTGATATACAGGATGAGACTTCAGTTAGTGCTAACAGTGTTGGAAGTGATGATGAACCAGTAAAAACTGAGGAAAATGGTGAGAATGAAGACAAGACAGCTTCAGATCAAAAGATTCAGGACATGGAAACAAGAATTGAGAAACTTGAAGAAGAGCTTAGGGAGGTAGCTGCTTTAGAAGTTGCACTTTATTCTGTGGTTCCTGAGCATGGTAGCTCTGCGCATAAGGTGCATACGCCTGCTAGACGCTTGTGTAGGCTCTATATTCACGCCTGCAAACACTGGTCTCCAGCCAAGCGAGCTACTGTTTCTAGAAATACTGTTTCTGGACTAGTTTTGATTGCAAAGTCTTGTGGCCATGATGTCTCAAG GCTGACATTCTGGCTGTCAAACACGGTTGTATTGAGAGAAATTATCTCTCAGACATTTGGAAGTGCATGTCAATCAAGTCCTGTTGCAAAAGCATTTGAGTCAAATGGAGGAAAGATTGGTGAAGCAAAGTTCTCGTTGCTTAAATGGAAGAGTAATTCAGGCAGCAAACTACCAAACAAGCAGAGTTTCATGCAGCTGATGGATGATTGGCAAGAAACAAGGACATTTACTGCTGCCTTAGAGAAAGTTGAGTCGTGGATGTTCTCCCGAATAGTTGAGTCAATATGGTGGCAG ACCTTAACTCCGAATATGCAATCTCCCAATGATGACCACACAAAGAACAAAGTTCTTGGTAGAATATTGGGCCCTCCTTTGGGTGATCAGCAGCAAGGCAGTTTTTCCATTAACTTATGGAAAAATGCTTTCCAGGATGCTTTTGGGAGACTTTGTCCTGTTCGAGCAGGAGGCCATGAATGTGGGTGCTTGCCTGTGTTGGCGAGGAAG gtcatggaacaatgtcttgCCAGACTAGATGTGGCCATGTTCAACGCTATTCTTAGGGAGTCAGAACATGAAATCCCAACTGATCCAGTATCGGATCCCATAGTTGACTGCAGGGTTTTGCCTATTCCTGCTGGAGACTTAAGTTTTGGCTCTGGTGCACAGCTCAAAAATTCT ATTGGCAATTGGACAAGATGGCTAACTGATTTGTTTGGCATGGGTGCTGGTGATTCGATCAAAGATGATCAGAACATTTGTGAGGATGATGGTCAGGGAGGTGCAGATGAACCCAAGTGTTTCTATCTTCTTAGTGCTTTGAGTGATCTTTTAATGCTTCCAAAAGACATGCTTATGGATCGAACAATTCGAATGGAG GTATGCCCACAAATCAGTCTTCCATTGGTTAAACGGATACTTTGCAATTTTACCCCTGATGAGTTCTGCCCTGATTCTGTTCCAGGAGCTGTATTAGAGGCTCTTAACGCTGAG TGCATCATAGAGAGGAGGTTTTCAGGAGACGCTGCTAGTACATTTCCTTATCCTGCGGCTTCTGTTGTCTATACACCCCCATCCTCCTCTGATGTGGCAGAAAAAGTTGCCGAGGCCGGTAGTAAATCACAGCTGTCGAGGAATGCATCTACCATACAGAGTAAGGGGTATACCAGTGATGAGGACCTGGTGGAATTGGATTCTCCCCTGGCAATTATCGTTGACAAGTCTTCGTCTTCTCCAAAGCATCTAATTCCAAATGGAAGTCAGAAAAACGAGCAGGATACAAGTCATGTTGGAGTGAATGCAAGGTACGAACTGCTTCGCGAGGTTTGGCAAGCAACATAG
- the LOC113773785 gene encoding F-box/kelch-repeat protein At3g23880-like: protein MATEGQSMAHPPEQDSVQSIFSVPVPHFPQEIITEILSWLPVKSLGQLQCVCKSWFSLISSSNFIKNHQKYSSRHPKHALTKLVLQATEDNPDILSTFSLHSLLNGISSIEVVEQLVLDSTIKEDPYDIVGSCNGLVCLSSIPGVLTLWNPCTKKSRTLPYDYHEVEILYTGTNISDRVRAATDRSYCATHAFGYDDSNNDYKVVKLYSTLTYSFPKVEEQYVYALGVYSWKSDSWKLIDDIPDGFSSWDSYALVNGALHWRSYEDGSRSTPVIMSLNLEAEKYGKIAVPDNLRGKFDWKLRVVDGYLCIVCTFDDGTMEIWIMKEYSVLESWTKVASIPNSAILNNCASPLFVSAEGKILLRILSQDLTLLDTRNKKGVVYYSETIHCAFLFTESLVSV, encoded by the coding sequence ATGGCCACTGAAGGCCAATCCATGGCTCATCCACCAGAACAGGATTCCGTCCAGTCTATTTTCTCTGTGCCAGTGCCTCATTTTCCCCAAGAAATCATCACTGAAATCCTCTCCTGGTTGCCTGTAAAGTCACTGGGACAATTGCAATGTGTTTGTAAATCATGGTTTTCTCTGATCTCAAGCTCCAACTTCATCAAAAACCATCAAAAATATTCATCTAGACATCCCAAACATGCTCTGACTAAACTGGTTTTACAGGCCACTGAAGACAATCCTGATATCCTTTCAACTTTTTCTCTTCACTCTTTGCTCAATGGCATCTCCTCTATTGAAGTTGTTGAGCAGCTTGTGCTTGATTCTACTATTAAAGAAGATCCATATGACATCGTGGGTTCTTGCAATGGATTGGTTTGCTTAAGTAGCATACCTGGAGTTCTGACTCTTTGGAACCCTTGTACAAAAAAATCGAGAACTTTGCCATATGATTATCATGAGGTTGAGATACTTTACACTGGGACGAATATTTCTGACAGGGTTAGGGCTGCAACGGATCGCAGTTATTGTGCGACTCATGCCTTTGGTTATGATGACTCTAATAATGATTACAAGGTTGTCAAACTGTATAGTACTCTTACTTACAGTTTTCCAAAAGTAGAAGAACAATACGTGTATGCCTTGGGAGTTTATAGTTGGAAATCTGATTCTTGGAAGTTGATTGATGACATACCAGATGGCTTTAGTTCCTGGGATTCTTATGCTCTTGTGAATGGCGCTCTTCATTGGAGATCATACGAAGATGGCTCAAGGAGTACCCCCGTGATCATGTCACTGAACTTGGAGGCAGAGAAATATGGGAAAATTGCAGTGCCGGATAATCTACGTGGTAAGTTTGATTGGAAGTTGAGGGTTGTAGATGGATATCTTTGCATAGTTTGCACCTTCGATGATGGTACAATGGAAATCTGGATTATGAAAGAATATAGTGTGTTAGAGTCATGGACTAAAGTGGCTTCAATACCAAATTCTGCGATATTAAACAATTGTGCTTCACCATTGTTTGTGTCAGCTGAAGGTAAGATTCTGTTGCGGATTCTGTCGCAAGATTTAACTTTGCTGGacacaagaaacaaaaaaggagTGGTTTATTACTCGGAGACAATTCATTGTGCTTTTCTCTTTACTGAAAGCCTAGTTTCGGTCTGA
- the LOC113774766 gene encoding uncharacterized protein LOC113774766, translating to MPSPKPLATAAGMLRARLSPALRTRGGDAHGPSRWATPGHQERPNGYLFNRTPPPPGQSRKWEDWELPCYITSFLTIVILGVGLNAKPDLTLETWAHQKALERLELESAASQESD from the coding sequence ATGCCGTCCCCGAAACCCTTGGCCACAGCGGCAGGCATGTTGCGGGCGCGATTGAGCCCAGCCCTTCGAACAAGAGGAGGAGACGCCCACGGGCCGAGTCGATGGGCTACACCGGGCCATCAAGAGAGACCCAACGGCTACTTATTCAACCGGACGCCGCCGCCGCCCGGACAGTCTCGTAAATGGGAAGACTGGGAGCTGCCGTGTTACATCACCAGCTTCCTCACTATCGTCATACTCGGCGTCGGGCTTAACGCTAAGCCCGATCTCACTCTCGAGACTTGGGCACACCAGAAAGCCCTAGAACGCCTCGAGCTTGAATCCGCTGCTTCGCAGGAGTCTGATTAA